The Leguminivora glycinivorella isolate SPB_JAAS2020 chromosome 2, LegGlyc_1.1, whole genome shotgun sequence DNA window TGGCACGTATACATTATACTCTGCTCACCCGCCCTCACGTTCCATTCTTACTAATTATACAATTCgctatgaaataaataaataaaaatatatttcaattaattGAAATAACCCCTAGTCGAGGTTGTCCCCCAAAGCTTATATAAAATTCGTGCAATGAATTAAATCATAGTCCAATTATGATTTAAGCAATAATTTTTAGATTTATTGGAATCACTTACAAGCTAGATTTCTTACGGCATGTTGCATGTGTAGAAATAAGTCGAATGAAATACGAAGCTATACATATATTGAACGCATGTTACGCATGCATTACAAAAAAGGTCGTTACGGATCATTACATCACACATCATTTCATAAAAGCAAGGAGATCATACAAATATCGTGTTTGCGTCTTAATACGTAAGTCACCTTCAAAAGTGTGTTGACCGCAAGCCGAATATTGGCGAATCAACTTATTTCACCACTTTAAAAGGAATCAGTTATATTTATTTGGCGAGTTGAAGGATTATGGAAGAAATGGTTTAGTTTTATGAGTCCATTGCTTGATTTTTATACAAGTGAGGATTCAGTTTTTTTGTCTCTAGTGTATCGTGATAACACTTTCACCGCTAAAGACGTCAACTGACGCTGCAGTCCAATGTCAATCTTGGTGCATCCGGCAGAAAATCCGCGCCGCACGCGATAAGGGTCCAGTTCATAGGGTTAAGGGTTAAGTATGTTTATAAACTATCTGTTACAGATCACGACTGGTTCGTTGCGAAGCTGAAGATTGCCCAAATAGCAATGGTGGACTACTTTGGAGGTGCCAAATATATCCCTGTTAAGGATTATCTCGCATACAACTACACACAAATCGCTAACACACCAAGAAGTCAATTGTCCTTAATCTCCGTTAAGATTTAGAAAAGTAATCTACTGATACGTAGtactttaaatattataagtaatataatgtAACAAAATGTGATATTATGGAAATGGATCTAGaaggttatttttataagaaatttgaaataaaaaagttttttgatcaattgttttttatttaaataagattGTTAAATATACAATTGGAATGGTACACTTGTAAATAACGAAATAAAAGCACCATTTGGCATTCACCCGTGTTGGGCAATAAGCCAatgttttaattacctacttaatatttatataacaagcTATTACTTCTATCTCAACCACCTAATTGCTTTTATAATTAATAGTTTAATCTGATTGTTTTTCGTATTAATCGATGTTAGACATCGTTAACAACCGACTAAAAAATAACACCAACAAGCATAGAAAATAAGAATAGAGTTAAATACGAAGTATtgcctttaaatatttttttcccctcactagctcagaaacacgtgttttgtcctttaataccagcgggtaaaaacgcattttatccactagtgggtaaagtaatttgacattgaataaagtcaaattatctgctttaaaattgataaaagtaggtgaatctagtaataaagatgatttaccacctgtggaactactggaagcagtgataaacgcaagttcaggattctattctcgaaccactcgcttcgctcgtggttcaactatagaatcctttcacttgctcgtttttcaattccacactcggcgttaaaatacaactttgcccccttgtataacaaataactattattatgctTTTACAACACACAGTTCAGGTAACAAAATATAGAACTTGTTATATTTTCCAAGctatttacctacttaaaatctAAAATGTTAATAGTAAGTATTTACTTACGTCGGTACCTGGTATTTACCAGGTACCGACGTAATTTCTAATTTCATATATATCTTCGCATCGCACAGTATGCATCCCTTTTTTTAAAACCTAGATACATATAGTCAAAGTCGAGTTGAATGGTGGAAATTTGGGGTGATTTGAATTCTATAATTTATCGTTGAATCATGTTTTATTAAATTGATATAAATATGTAtctatatataatttttgtgcGACTCAGGCATGGTAAAATCTCAACATATTATTTTTGGGATATCTTATATCTAATTTCAATTCTGTTGCAGTCATAAAGTGTCATTACCTTGCTTCAGCAACAAAGGAATTCTTCGACTTGTTTTTAGATTAATTTGATTGTGACATTCTTaagtaaaaggtaccacattgtaGCTTACCATATAATTATCGTGTGAATTAAGAAAGTTTACCTGTTACTGCGACAAGCGACATTATGGTACCTTTCTAGAGAAGGAAGGAAGGAATTAATCTCTCCATTAACGGTTTTAAATTCATAATCATAAGCCATTGGTATTTTGACGACAACGATATTCTACCTATAGTCACTGGCAATAATATtgtacaaaaaaccggccaagagcgtgtcgggccacgctcagtgtagggttccgtagttttccgtatttttctcaaaaactactgaacctatcaagttcaaaacaattttcctagaaagtattcataaagttctacttttgtgatttttttcatattttttaaacatatggttcaaaagttagagggggggacgcactttttttcctttaggagcgattatttccgaaactattaatattatcaaaaaacgatattagtaaacccttattcattttttaatacctatccaacgatatatcacacgttggggttggaatgaaaaaaaatatcagcccccactttacatgtagggggggtgccctaacgaaacatttttttccactttttatttttgcactttgttggcgtgattgatatacatattggtaccaaatttcagctttctagtgctaacggttactgagattatccgcggacggacggacggacggacggacggacggacggacagacagacatggcgaaactataagggttcctagttgactacggaaccctaaaaaaggctgAGTAAATATCTAACACGCTGTTATGGCTCTAAAAATAAGTTTGTGACAGATATTTTTGCAGACTTCatattattgccggtgactgtacagatcatgcgcggatccagggagTGTGGGAAGTCATGGAGCTCATGATCTcgcccctggagcctaggttggccatacaaatagaccacgtgacccccccctggggcctgggtCTTACCACGTGACCGTGCGTGGATCCGCCCTTGGTACAGATAGTAGGTAAGTATAACTAGCAAGGCTACAAACTGGATTTTCGAACCTCTAGCGATGTTTTCTCTACTCAAGCTTAGAGTAACTGGACTTTGCCGTTGCAGTGCACGCACGAGGCTATAGGTCTTGGAGTGCTATTGCTGCTGGTGTAAGCGTGGTGCACCAGCGCGTTCACAGGCTCTTCACTCACCTTCTTCACTTCTAGGGGCATCGCCATTATCTGAAACAAAGTGTAGGTAAGTCATCCTATCCtacaccatagattaaatataagaagatcataaaATGCGTctgcctaagaacgcgcatacactataCCACACATAGatagcgccacaaaaaaaatgtcttgtagatttcgattatacttgtaataACCattaatcgatggcaacaagacattttttgtggcatCTATgagtggtgtagtgtatgcgcgttcttagacggtcgcattttaatgtatgggatggtatgatcttatgtgtcgcttaacttcaaacctgggtaaatccaatCTGTTTCAAGGTTGAATAtgtagtgtgtgtgtggattgagtgagcaccttccgaaaataaaaaaaaatatgctgatcatttagtaaaagttctaaaacaattgtaaaacgaatctctgaatttgtaaaaagataaatcaaaagatacagccattaacatgtgctcactcagttctcacaaactaccaacgaaaacagtgaatatattcatttaacatataatatttatatactaacatttagtaaaaaataggccaacctacctctataaatattagatcacctagtgacgtattaaattttttacaaatagtttcttatgctcactcaatccacacacttttgaaaagccgaattttgatgaaaaacataagatttagaccgctattatatgtgtatagtttagtaaaagtgaaatgggaatttgtaaaatacaaaacgaaccactaacgtgtcaggtttttttataataaatttttgtaagtgctcactcagtccacacgttttgagaaagttaaaaatgtaaatatattacgatttgtagcacctaagacactcgaaagtacttcaacatttagtaaaaatttttactaaatatccaccatctaatattttatattcgttgtctggttttaaagatattcagacatagtttttctcatacaaatgtatcaagtagggtgactacactatgtcggctcctgattttccccaccttcccattgtcatattgagattggggagtttcgttcgttcaattttgataatattaaactaataccatattaattatccatctgcaaactgtttttaggttattatcttggcctagtgatgatgtgtattgtgtaatttttatcgacgtcaggataataaccatatcgacatgcatgcattaaaaaggacatgaatgataattggtaagaaacaaagaatacttcactagtaagaaaccagaacctggtaatctaatcgcgctaacagatgagcgtaccggatttgtaagtgggagcgagaaatagttattcttttctcgctcccacttacaaatccggtaaactattatcaaaattgaacgaaactctccaatctcaatatgacaatgggaaggtggggaaaatcaggagccgacatagtgtggtcaccctacttgatacatttgtatgagaaaagttatgtctgaatatctttaaaaccagacaacgaatataaaatattagatggtggatatttagtaaaaatttttactaaatgttgaagtactttcgagtgtcttaggtgctacaaatcgtaagatatttacatttttaactttctcaaaacgtgtggactgagtgagcacttacaaaaatttattataaaaaaacctgacacgttagtggttcgttttgtattttacaaattcccatttcacttttactaaactatacacatataatagcggtctaaatcttatgtttttcatcaaaattcggcttttcaaaagtgtgtggattgagtgagcataagaaactatttgtaaaaaatttaatacgttactaggtgatctaatatttatagaggtaggttggcctattttttactaaatgttagtatataaatattatatgttaaatgaatatattcactgttttcgttggtattttgtgagaactgagtgagcacatgttaatggctgtatcttttgatttatctttttacaaattcagagattcgttttacaattgttttagaacttttactaaatgatcagcatattttttttttattttcggaaggtgctcactcaatccacacacacacgaatatgtatataaaaaatataatatgatctgaaagataatcaaccttacagcaaaatggatttacccagttttgaagttaagcaacacttatatttaatctatgcctaCACATACTACAAAACAATGATaataaatgtgtcgcttaacttcaaacctgggtaaatccattctcctttaaggttgaatatataaaaaatataatatgatctgaaagataatcaaccttatagcagaatggatttacccagttttgaagttaagcgacacaaatgacAACTCACATTCTCAGCATGTTTCTCGCCATCCGTCTCGGCCGGTAAATTATCAAGATAGCTGATATCGGGCTTCTCATTGGAACCGCTAACATTCTCCGATAATTTTAAATTCACCAGCGCCAAATCGATTATATTTGAAGAGTGTGGTATTGTAGTGTTTAAATTGAGGTTACCAATTGGTTGGTTATATACTTTATTATTGCCAACATATTCTGAAATGGCGATGTTTTCTAGCCACTTCTCGTGGAGGCTGTAGAGGTTTTTATAGGTGCATAACATCATGTCTCTGGTTCTGCACCTCTCATCTAGCAGTTGCTTTATCGCTTGTTGTAAATTTACGGTTTTTTCGTTGAGGACTTTCTTCCAGTTCGCTAGCTCTTCTACCATAAGACTGAAAGAGGTATTTTTTAGTTAGTGACTTGgactatttaatatttaattaaaccaTCTGATCTATCTCTTATGAAACTTGTCTGAATGTGAATGCAAAAAGAAAATGTATGCACGGAATGTTATGCATCTGATATTTTATAccgaattttaaattttattattgtaatgattacattttatttttatttttaatattcattAGTTCTGTTACTGTTAGATATTAAGTTAGATACCTATAGTAAATATTGTGTGCCCTAACAGGGTATCATGAATTGCCTACTTGTACCTCTACCTTATGACACTACCGTCgaaaagtttaagaccaaacacaatgttcagtgttattgttataaacccttctaaaaatcatcaaactaaatttgtaatcaatagaaaacaacgtaatcttattatattgatcggcaacctatttgttctgcaagaagacaacgatcccaaacacttagcaaagatctgtagaagctacacagtcaataaagaacgccaaggtgtgttaaaaaatatgatttggccaccgcaatccccagaccttaacccgatcgaacttttatgggatgaactcgaccgtagagtccgaagacaatgtccgacatctgcaacagctctatgggagatactgcaatacgagtggaaatccattagccaagaaacgctacacaaacttatagcaagaatgccaagaatctgctcggaagtgaaaaagcgtcgaggaggatttttcgatgagaaaaacgtttagcttttatttcttattatgatccctttttaaaaattgttatacgctttattttgtcggttgtacataggtactgaaaagtaatattctcataggaacttcaagaaatgttgattatttgcatatatcgtgtttggtcttaaactttttgacggtagtgtatgtaaatatgttcatggcTATGCAATAAATGAAATTAGATTGAAGTTGCGCATCAGTTGGCGGTCAGAGTTTTACCTGCTAGCAAGGAATTTGCTTCTCCAAACTTCACATTGCCCTGCTAACCATTCTGTTTGCTCctgtaagtaaaaaataaaatgcaataATTTCTGTCAACAATACTAATTGCCTACATTACACAAAATAAAGTTTCAACCTACTAACTCCTACCTGTAAGATTTATTAAGTTCGATTTTGAATGGCTGAACTTTAGAAGGGTTTGTTGTCATTCTCAATCTATTAGTAGGTATATAGACAACTTTAATATAAGGAATATCAAAATGCTTACTTGATGGGTTGACAAGTGCTGAGCAGAGTTCAGCAAGGCATTGGCCAAATGCTTCTTATCTTCATTGAGGGATTGCACCTGGATCTCCAAGTCTTCACCCATGGATGCCACAAGCATTGTTTTTAATTCTTTGTTAACCTGTATTTAAAACCAAATATttcttatattaatttaataacatAAGGTCTTAATGTTTAAAAATAGGCACTTATGACAAGAAGTTATAATTACATCAGGATACAAGAACCAAAACCCACAGCAATTCTCCCCATCAAAACTGTACAAAAAATGTAAGGTTAAACATTTGTAGCACTGCACAACAGGAAGTGGTCAAAATATAATCAGTGTaaaatttaatttgaaattagcgaatatttagaatttttacaaaaatacatttattatgtatataaaaaaaatacctgaaCTTGCTGTTTCAGCTGCTCCTTCAAACAATCATTTTCATGCAAAAGTTTGTCAATAGTAGCCTGCATTTCAGCTTTCTCAGGGTTATGTTTGTCAGTATCCACCACTGCAGGATCTAGTGAACTAGAGGATGTCAACTTGGGTCTCGGCTTAAACTCATTCAATTTTGTGTCCATTTGTGACATCTGGGATATAAGTACATTGATGTCCATGTTGTTTTTAGATTTCTTAGATTTAGAAACAGTTTGAGGCACTATAGGCTTCACAGCCGCTGGGTAAGGCTCATAAGGAACAAATTTAGGGCTTTTAGAATGAAGTTGTGGCCTTTTCTTTTCAGCTCTAACCACACTGGTGGGGTAAACCTGGATGAGCCGGCCTGGGAGAAGGGTCTCTTTGCTTCCGGTTCTAATAGTGGGCTTCCCAGGAACTTTTGGCACAGCCTCGGAGGTAGTTGCATCTGATTCCATGCCATCGCCTGCAGTCCTTGTTTTACTCATAATTTCTGTAAATTGTgtgaaaaaaaaagagtaacTAGTAGGTCACGCAAATAATAGACAAAAGGAAACATTTTCCTCATATTTATTAAGATAAACTTATGCAATGCAATGTGCAACCAAGTAAGATAGTTCCtaaggtattttaaaatgaaggtCAAATGTAATAGGCTCTCTACTTTAAGTAGCAATCATGAAATTAAAGAAGAAT harbors:
- the LOC125237354 gene encoding golgin-45 isoform X2; this encodes MSKTRTAGDGMESDATTSEAVPKVPGKPTIRTGSKETLLPGRLIQVYPTSVVRAEKKRPQLHSKSPKFVPYEPYPAAVKPIVPQTVSKSKKSKNNMDINVLISQMSQMDTKLNEFKPRPKLTSSSSLDPAVVDTDKHNPEKAEMQATIDKLLHENDCLKEQLKQQVQVNKELKTMLVASMGEDLEIQVQSLNEDKKHLANALLNSAQHLSTHQEQTEWLAGQCEVWRSKFLASSLMVEELANWKKVLNEKTVNLQQAIKQLLDERCRTRDMMLCTYKNLYSLHEKWLENIAISEYVGNNKVYNQPIGNLNLNTTIPHSSNIIDLALVNLKLSENVSGSNEKPDISYLDNLPAETDGEKHAENIMAMPLEVKKVSEEPVNALVHHAYTSSNSTPRPIASCVHCNGKVQLL
- the LOC125237354 gene encoding golgin-45 isoform X1, which translates into the protein MDELTPFHPKIMSKTRTAGDGMESDATTSEAVPKVPGKPTIRTGSKETLLPGRLIQVYPTSVVRAEKKRPQLHSKSPKFVPYEPYPAAVKPIVPQTVSKSKKSKNNMDINVLISQMSQMDTKLNEFKPRPKLTSSSSLDPAVVDTDKHNPEKAEMQATIDKLLHENDCLKEQLKQQVQVNKELKTMLVASMGEDLEIQVQSLNEDKKHLANALLNSAQHLSTHQEQTEWLAGQCEVWRSKFLASSLMVEELANWKKVLNEKTVNLQQAIKQLLDERCRTRDMMLCTYKNLYSLHEKWLENIAISEYVGNNKVYNQPIGNLNLNTTIPHSSNIIDLALVNLKLSENVSGSNEKPDISYLDNLPAETDGEKHAENIMAMPLEVKKVSEEPVNALVHHAYTSSNSTPRPIASCVHCNGKVQLL